The following are from one region of the Cloacibacterium sp. TD35 genome:
- a CDS encoding SDR family oxidoreductase, which produces MKIFLTGATGYIGKRLLIQLLEEGHDVVCSVRDQKRLSLKLYQNHLEKIQIIENDFLDENSLQNVPQDIDFAYYLVHSMSSGSGSFSEKERISAENFRKALEKTLVKQVVFLTGIINEEKLSEHLQSRKNVEQALKSEKYALTCLRAGIIVGSGSASFEIIRDLVEKLPIMVAPKWLKTKCQPIAIRNVIQFLTKVIGVEKTYNQNYDIASQDVLTYKEMLLQYAEVRGLKRWIFTVPVMTPKLSSYWLYFITSTTYSLAVNLVDSMKIDVIARQNSLASDLGIHLFSYKEAINMAFDKIKQNDVLSSWYDSFTNQFHKRNVWQYLEVPEKGCFTDFRKMKVDDEELAMERVFSIGGKTGWYYANFLWKIRGFLDKLMGGVGLRRGRRNQNELEAGDSLDFWRVLYADKEEKRLLLFAEMKVPGEAWLEFYIKNGELYQEATFRPLGLSGRLYWYSVLPFHGLIFNGMLRKLAGK; this is translated from the coding sequence ATGAAAATTTTTCTTACAGGAGCCACAGGTTATATCGGGAAAAGACTTCTCATTCAGCTATTAGAAGAAGGTCATGATGTGGTGTGTTCTGTAAGAGACCAAAAAAGATTAAGCCTAAAATTATATCAAAATCATCTTGAAAAAATTCAAATTATAGAAAATGATTTTCTAGATGAAAATTCGTTACAAAATGTTCCACAAGATATAGATTTTGCTTATTATCTAGTGCATTCTATGTCTTCTGGGAGTGGAAGTTTTTCGGAAAAAGAGAGAATTTCTGCGGAAAATTTCAGAAAAGCATTAGAAAAAACTTTAGTAAAGCAAGTCGTTTTCCTCACAGGAATTATCAATGAAGAAAAACTTTCAGAACATCTACAATCCAGAAAAAATGTAGAGCAAGCGCTTAAAAGTGAGAAGTATGCTTTAACTTGTCTCAGAGCTGGAATTATTGTAGGTTCTGGCAGTGCTTCTTTTGAAATTATCAGAGATTTGGTAGAGAAACTGCCAATTATGGTCGCTCCAAAATGGTTGAAAACAAAATGTCAACCGATTGCAATCAGAAATGTGATTCAGTTTTTGACAAAAGTTATTGGTGTAGAAAAAACCTACAATCAAAACTACGATATTGCAAGTCAAGATGTTCTTACCTACAAAGAAATGTTGTTACAATATGCTGAAGTTCGAGGTCTGAAGCGTTGGATTTTCACTGTTCCGGTGATGACGCCTAAATTATCTTCTTATTGGTTATACTTTATTACTTCTACCACCTATTCTTTGGCGGTCAATTTGGTAGACAGTATGAAAATAGATGTGATTGCAAGACAAAATTCTTTGGCTTCGGACTTAGGAATTCATTTGTTCTCTTACAAAGAAGCAATTAACATGGCTTTTGACAAAATCAAACAAAATGACGTGTTGAGTAGTTGGTATGATTCTTTTACCAATCAGTTTCACAAGCGAAATGTTTGGCAGTATTTAGAAGTTCCAGAGAAAGGTTGTTTCACCGATTTTAGAAAAATGAAAGTAGATGATGAAGAATTGGCGATGGAAAGAGTTTTCAGTATTGGTGGGAAAACAGGCTGGTATTATGCCAATTTTCTATGGAAAATAAGAGGTTTTTTAGATAAATTAATGGGTGGAGTAGGATTAAGAAGAGGAAGAAGAAACCAAAACGAATTAGAGGCAGGCGATTCTTTGGATTTTTGGCGCGTTTTATATGCCGATAAAGAAGAAAAACGCCTTTTACTCTTCGCCGAAATGAAGGTTCCTGGTGAAGCTTGGCTAGAATTCTATATTAAAAATGGAGAGTTATACCAAGAAGCTACTTTCCGACCATTAGGTTTATCGGGAAGATTGTATTGGTATTCAGTTTTACCATTCCACGGCTTAATTTTCAATGGAATGCTTCGTAAATTGGCAGGAAAATAA
- the ggt gene encoding gamma-glutamyltransferase yields MKNLLFFLLFLAQTVSAQFTNISIVKEVKAKEKGLVVSAHPLASEAGAQILKNGGNAFDAAIATQFALAVVYPQAGNIGGGGFLVGYTQEGEKIALDYRETAPKNASRDMYLNEKGKANTDLSQNGRLAVGVPGSVSGMFYTHQKFGKLPMAVLIQPAIDLAQKGFALTEREADLLNDTREDFLKHNSYKTAFTKKIPWKKGDILVQKELAQTLKLIQKQGEKAFYEGKNAQLLVAEMKRGNGIITLEDLKNYKTKERKALQFDYKNHEIISMPLPSSGGILLAQMLKMSSFENLENFQQNSPEAVQVMVEAERRAFADRAEFMGDPDFIEDKSQMLISEEYLKNRWKNFSFEKATPSAEVGKIIAQPQESTETTHISIIDKFGNAVAVTTTLNGLYGSKVVVKGGGYFLNNEMDDFSVKPGVPNMFGAVGGEANKIEPNKRMLSSMTPTIVLKNGKPYIVVGTPGGTTIPTSVYQSIVNVIDFKMTPSSAVNSAKFHHQWLPEVVFVEKNFPESTLKILEQKNYKFEKRSGIGRTEMIVIDENGNATAVADGRGDDSVAVE; encoded by the coding sequence ATGAAAAACCTACTTTTCTTTCTACTATTTTTGGCACAAACAGTTTCTGCTCAATTCACTAATATTTCTATCGTCAAAGAAGTCAAAGCAAAAGAAAAAGGTTTGGTAGTTTCTGCGCATCCATTGGCAAGTGAAGCTGGTGCTCAAATTCTAAAAAATGGTGGAAATGCCTTTGACGCTGCGATTGCTACCCAATTTGCTTTGGCAGTAGTTTATCCACAAGCTGGAAATATTGGAGGTGGAGGATTTTTAGTAGGCTATACCCAAGAAGGCGAAAAAATCGCATTGGATTATAGAGAAACTGCTCCAAAAAACGCATCTAGAGATATGTATCTCAATGAAAAAGGAAAAGCCAATACTGATTTATCACAAAACGGAAGATTAGCTGTAGGCGTTCCTGGTTCGGTTTCTGGAATGTTTTACACGCATCAAAAATTCGGGAAATTACCCATGGCTGTTTTGATACAACCCGCAATTGATTTAGCACAAAAAGGGTTTGCACTTACAGAAAGAGAAGCTGATTTACTTAATGATACAAGAGAAGATTTTCTAAAACATAATTCATACAAAACAGCTTTCACTAAAAAAATTCCTTGGAAAAAAGGCGATATTTTAGTTCAAAAAGAATTGGCTCAAACCTTAAAACTGATTCAGAAACAAGGTGAAAAAGCTTTCTACGAAGGAAAAAACGCTCAACTCTTAGTTGCCGAAATGAAGCGAGGAAATGGAATCATTACGCTTGAAGATTTGAAAAATTATAAAACTAAAGAAAGAAAAGCATTACAATTCGATTATAAAAATCACGAAATCATTTCTATGCCACTCCCTTCAAGCGGTGGAATTCTTCTGGCTCAAATGCTTAAAATGAGCAGTTTTGAAAATTTAGAAAATTTTCAACAGAATTCTCCAGAAGCAGTTCAAGTAATGGTAGAAGCAGAACGCAGAGCTTTTGCAGACCGTGCAGAATTTATGGGAGACCCAGACTTTATAGAAGACAAAAGCCAAATGCTTATTTCTGAAGAGTATTTAAAAAATCGTTGGAAAAATTTCAGTTTTGAAAAAGCTACTCCAAGTGCGGAAGTGGGAAAAATTATTGCTCAACCTCAAGAATCTACCGAAACAACGCATATTTCTATTATTGATAAATTTGGAAATGCAGTTGCTGTTACGACTACTTTAAATGGTTTATATGGAAGCAAAGTCGTAGTAAAAGGTGGCGGTTATTTCTTAAATAATGAAATGGATGATTTTTCTGTAAAACCGGGCGTTCCGAATATGTTTGGCGCAGTAGGCGGCGAAGCCAATAAAATCGAACCCAATAAAAGAATGCTTTCTTCAATGACGCCAACCATTGTTCTAAAAAACGGAAAACCTTACATCGTGGTGGGAACTCCGGGTGGAACCACTATTCCTACTTCTGTATATCAAAGCATCGTGAATGTGATTGATTTTAAAATGACACCAAGTTCAGCGGTGAATTCTGCAAAATTTCATCATCAATGGTTGCCCGAAGTGGTTTTTGTAGAGAAAAATTTTCCTGAAAGTACTTTGAAAATTTTAGAACAAAAAAATTACAAATTTGAAAAACGTAGTGGAATTGGCAGAACAGAAATGATAGTTATTGACGAAAATGGTAATGCTACTGCTGTTGCAGACGGTCGTGGTGATGATTCTGTAGCAGTAGAATAA
- a CDS encoding sterol desaturase family protein, with the protein MEALQYFFITLGVFVTMEGVTWLTHKYIMHGLGWYFHEDHHQPGYPHVFEKNDFFFVIFAIPSILLFYFGTINGINWMFFIGLGILLYGMAYFLVHDVLIHRRFKWFDKTNNWYLRGLRKAHKMHHKHLGKEEGECFGMLFVPLRYFREAMNSKLA; encoded by the coding sequence ATGGAAGCATTGCAATATTTTTTCATCACATTAGGCGTTTTCGTTACCATGGAAGGTGTCACTTGGCTTACGCACAAGTATATTATGCATGGTTTAGGTTGGTATTTTCACGAAGATCATCACCAACCAGGCTACCCTCACGTTTTTGAAAAAAATGATTTCTTTTTTGTGATTTTTGCGATTCCTAGTATTCTATTATTCTATTTCGGGACGATTAATGGTATTAATTGGATGTTTTTTATAGGTCTAGGAATTTTACTATACGGAATGGCTTATTTTTTAGTGCATGATGTTCTCATTCACAGACGTTTTAAATGGTTTGACAAAACCAATAACTGGTATTTACGTGGATTGAGAAAAGCGCACAAAATGCACCATAAGCATCTTGGGAAAGAAGAAGGAGAGTGTTTCGGAATGCTTTTCGTACCGTTAAGATACTTCAGAGAAGCAATGAATTCAAAACTAGCTTAA
- a CDS encoding 3-oxoacyl-ACP synthase III family protein yields MPSSVIVGSGSCIPERVIDGSHFINSKFYTDAGDFIDKPNEEIIKKFVDITEIEERRYLRNDQFNSDLGVQAAKEAIYDAKIEKEDLDYIIFASNFGEVSANGMANFMPNMAARVKHKLGIKNRKCITYDMIFGCPGWVEAMILADDLIKLGKAKTILVIGGETLSRVTDPFDRNKMIFADGAGAVVLQKSEQENVGIIATNTVCDNAEELLYLENSHSLNPEADQEKMYIRMHGRKIYEYALKNVPAAVKETMDHADIGIEDIDKILMHQANAKMDHAMVSRLYKLYGKSEYDENVSPMTIQYLGNSSVATIPTMYDLIAKGEMKGHSFKKGGYVVMGSVGAGMNINCIVYKMP; encoded by the coding sequence ATGCCAAGTTCAGTAATTGTAGGTTCAGGTAGTTGCATTCCAGAAAGAGTAATTGATGGCTCTCATTTTATCAACTCTAAGTTTTATACAGACGCAGGAGATTTTATTGATAAACCCAATGAAGAAATTATTAAAAAATTTGTAGACATCACAGAAATTGAAGAAAGAAGATATCTGAGAAACGATCAATTTAATTCTGACCTAGGTGTACAAGCTGCTAAAGAAGCCATTTATGATGCTAAAATAGAAAAAGAAGATCTCGACTATATTATTTTCGCGAGTAATTTTGGAGAAGTTTCTGCTAATGGAATGGCGAATTTCATGCCGAATATGGCGGCTAGAGTAAAGCACAAATTGGGCATCAAAAACAGAAAATGCATTACTTATGACATGATTTTCGGTTGTCCAGGTTGGGTAGAAGCTATGATTTTAGCAGACGATTTAATTAAACTAGGAAAAGCAAAAACCATCTTAGTTATCGGTGGTGAAACATTAAGTCGTGTAACTGACCCATTTGACAGAAATAAAATGATTTTTGCAGATGGAGCTGGAGCTGTAGTTTTACAAAAATCTGAACAAGAAAACGTGGGAATTATTGCTACCAATACCGTTTGTGATAACGCAGAAGAACTTTTGTATTTAGAAAATTCTCATTCGCTTAATCCAGAAGCAGACCAAGAAAAAATGTATATCAGAATGCATGGTCGTAAGATTTATGAATATGCTCTCAAAAATGTACCTGCTGCGGTAAAAGAAACTATGGATCATGCAGATATTGGTATAGAAGACATTGATAAAATCTTAATGCACCAAGCCAACGCTAAAATGGATCACGCTATGGTTTCTAGATTATATAAATTATACGGGAAATCAGAATATGACGAAAATGTGTCTCCTATGACAATTCAATATTTAGGAAATTCATCTGTAGCTACTATTCCTACTATGTATGATTTAATTGCAAAAGGAGAAATGAAAGGTCATTCTTTTAAAAAAGGAGGTTATGTAGTAATGGGTTCTGTAGGTGCAGGAATGAACATCAACTGTATTGTTTACAAAATGCCTTAA
- a CDS encoding lycopene cyclase domain-containing protein: MQQYYYIALDILSFSIPFIFSFEKKWMNFIRFWKPYFLAIITVGIFFILWDIYFAYQNVWGFNDEYLMGIRWFKLPVEEWLFFLLIPYSSNFIHYSLEYFFPKLQLTKKLTQWISVFLLIISASVFATNLDRIYTAASFGLFALLMIFQIFYQWEYARKFYISFVLIYVPFFFVNSALTGSYSENPVVFYDNNENLGIRVGTMPLEDSFYCFSMLYGSVLLFEYFRRKWNYSLSMSVKS; this comes from the coding sequence TTGCAACAATATTATTACATAGCTCTAGATATCTTGAGTTTTAGTATTCCTTTTATCTTCAGTTTTGAGAAAAAATGGATGAATTTTATCCGTTTTTGGAAGCCTTATTTTTTGGCAATCATTACGGTGGGAATTTTCTTCATTCTATGGGATATATATTTTGCGTACCAAAATGTTTGGGGTTTTAATGATGAATATTTAATGGGAATCAGATGGTTTAAACTGCCTGTAGAAGAATGGTTGTTTTTCTTGCTCATTCCTTATTCCAGCAATTTTATTCACTATTCTTTAGAATATTTCTTTCCGAAATTGCAGTTGACCAAAAAATTGACACAATGGATTTCTGTTTTCTTATTAATCATAAGTGCAAGTGTTTTTGCTACTAATTTAGATAGAATTTACACCGCAGCAAGTTTTGGGTTGTTTGCACTATTGATGATTTTCCAAATATTTTATCAATGGGAATATGCACGAAAGTTTTACATTAGTTTTGTGCTGATTTACGTGCCGTTTTTCTTTGTTAATTCTGCTTTAACAGGAAGCTATTCAGAAAATCCAGTAGTTTTTTATGACAACAATGAAAACCTTGGAATCAGAGTGGGAACCATGCCTTTAGAAGACAGCTTTTACTGTTTTTCGATGCTTTATGGAAGTGTCTTATTGTTTGAATATTTTAGAAGAAAATGGAACTATTCTCTATCAATGTCTGTAAAATCATAA
- a CDS encoding metallophosphoesterase gives MKTNFIVLLAVFFIIEIYVYQAIRNITTNNYIRIGYWVFTLLAYGIILYWILTFNRASRDHQQIQLMVSAVMIFVFPKILSLIFLLIGDFSRFLEFGFKYFTANENYFPERRKFISTTALAVAGIFSALAIDGIIFGKYRHSVRKVKLRFKNLPESFKGYKIVQISDVHSGSFFNPQKLQKAINLINEQEADVVLFTGDMVNNYADEFKPFIPLFKSIKAKDGKFSILGNHDYGDYGAWNSAEEKAQNIPNLKNYQAEAGFKLLRNENIALEKNGEKIYLLGLENWGIKPFPQYGDLDKALTGVPEEAIKVLMSHDPTHFDEVVKKHKTNVNLTLSGHTHGMQFGLDLKNIKWSPVKFKYKKWADLYESEGKYLYVNRGFGVIAYPGRVGINPEITVIELV, from the coding sequence ATGAAAACAAATTTTATAGTATTACTCGCTGTATTTTTCATTATAGAAATATATGTTTATCAAGCGATTAGAAATATTACCACCAATAATTACATTAGAATTGGATATTGGGTTTTTACGCTTTTAGCTTATGGAATCATCTTATATTGGATTTTAACTTTTAATAGAGCTTCCAGAGACCATCAACAAATACAGTTAATGGTTTCTGCGGTAATGATTTTCGTTTTTCCGAAAATTTTATCTTTAATTTTTTTATTGATTGGAGATTTTTCTAGGTTCTTAGAATTCGGTTTTAAATATTTCACCGCTAATGAAAACTATTTTCCTGAGCGCAGAAAATTTATTTCTACCACCGCTCTTGCTGTAGCTGGAATTTTCTCTGCATTGGCAATAGATGGCATAATTTTCGGAAAATATAGACACTCCGTAAGAAAAGTAAAATTAAGATTTAAAAACCTACCTGAAAGTTTTAAAGGTTATAAAATCGTACAAATCTCAGATGTTCACAGCGGAAGTTTTTTCAATCCTCAAAAACTACAAAAAGCCATTAACCTGATTAACGAACAAGAGGCTGATGTTGTTTTATTCACCGGTGATATGGTGAATAATTATGCGGATGAATTCAAACCATTTATTCCACTTTTTAAAAGTATTAAAGCCAAAGATGGCAAATTTTCTATCTTAGGAAATCATGATTATGGCGACTATGGCGCTTGGAATTCGGCAGAAGAAAAGGCACAAAATATCCCAAACCTGAAAAACTATCAAGCAGAGGCAGGTTTTAAACTTCTACGCAATGAAAATATTGCTTTAGAAAAAAATGGAGAGAAAATTTATCTTTTGGGGTTAGAAAATTGGGGAATCAAACCTTTTCCGCAATATGGTGATTTAGACAAAGCATTGACGGGAGTTCCAGAAGAAGCAATTAAAGTGCTGATGAGCCATGACCCTACTCACTTTGACGAAGTGGTAAAAAAACACAAAACCAATGTTAATCTTACTCTTTCTGGTCATACTCACGGAATGCAATTTGGTTTAGATTTGAAAAACATCAAATGGTCACCAGTAAAATTCAAATACAAAAAATGGGCTGATTTATATGAATCAGAAGGAAAATATCTCTATGTAAACAGAGGTTTTGGAGTTATTGCCTATCCTGGAAGAGTAGGAATCAATCCAGAAATTACCGTTATAGAATTGGTGTAA
- a CDS encoding SRPBCC family protein, translating to MKINIKKQSGIYTLTSEQILPISLEKAWEFFTHPNNLDRITPKEMQFEITNNPPDKTYLGQIITYKIGILPMVKSNWITEITHFEDRKFFVDEQRFGPYAMWHHEHHFESTEDGKVKMTDIVNFKLPFGVFGDLLAGFYVKNKVKFIFESRFKILEEIFKS from the coding sequence ATGAAAATTAATATAAAAAAACAATCAGGAATTTATACACTTACTTCGGAACAGATTCTTCCTATTTCTTTAGAAAAAGCTTGGGAATTTTTTACCCATCCTAATAATTTAGACAGAATTACGCCAAAAGAGATGCAATTCGAAATCACCAATAATCCGCCAGATAAAACCTATCTTGGTCAAATTATTACCTATAAAATTGGGATTTTACCAATGGTAAAAAGCAATTGGATTACAGAAATTACGCATTTCGAGGACAGAAAATTTTTCGTAGATGAACAGCGTTTTGGTCCATACGCCATGTGGCATCACGAACACCATTTCGAATCTACAGAAGATGGAAAAGTAAAAATGACGGATATCGTAAATTTCAAACTTCCTTTTGGAGTTTTCGGAGATTTATTGGCAGGATTTTATGTGAAAAATAAAGTGAAATTCATTTTCGAAAGTCGTTTTAAAATTTTAGAAGAAATCTTCAAGTCATGA
- a CDS encoding polysaccharide deacetylase family protein, with product MVLLTFNIIAPEISVSYQKIVTEEELLKITTDGTQKILEILEKYQVHTTFFVEISLVEKLQELLKNVTKKGHELGLLNKYSYQKEIETAKDFLEELTGKTIRGMRQFPEKRLSSEKLKAMQFIYRSPMDFSNIFFFKNTLERKNAYEENEIMVIPEGVSPYSRLPYNDFTFQIIPMKFYQNMVMETLQKEEYVMIYLNSWQFVELNDKRFGLSFYRKYNLGVQMEEKLNRFLKYIEENDLAITRMKDFFF from the coding sequence ATGGTTTTACTTACTTTTAACATCATCGCTCCCGAAATTTCAGTTTCTTACCAAAAAATAGTTACAGAAGAGGAACTATTAAAAATTACAACAGATGGAACACAGAAAATTCTAGAAATTCTAGAAAAATATCAAGTTCACACTACTTTCTTTGTGGAAATTTCTTTGGTGGAAAAGTTACAAGAACTTTTAAAAAACGTCACTAAAAAAGGTCATGAATTGGGTTTACTCAATAAATACTCTTATCAAAAAGAAATAGAAACCGCTAAAGATTTCTTAGAAGAACTGACTGGGAAAACCATCAGAGGAATGAGACAGTTTCCCGAAAAAAGGTTGAGTTCTGAAAAACTGAAAGCCATGCAATTTATTTATCGTTCACCAATGGATTTCTCTAATATTTTCTTTTTCAAGAATACTTTAGAAAGAAAAAATGCTTACGAAGAAAATGAAATTATGGTGATTCCAGAAGGTGTTTCGCCGTATTCCAGACTTCCGTATAATGATTTTACGTTTCAAATAATTCCCATGAAATTTTATCAAAATATGGTGATGGAAACTTTGCAAAAAGAAGAATATGTGATGATTTATCTTAATTCTTGGCAGTTTGTAGAGCTCAATGATAAAAGATTTGGATTATCTTTTTACAGAAAATACAATCTTGGCGTACAAATGGAAGAAAAACTCAATCGTTTTCTAAAGTATATAGAAGAAAATGATTTAGCCATTACCAGAATGAAGGATTTCTTTTTCTAA
- a CDS encoding NAD-dependent epimerase/dehydratase family protein, producing METDTHTEKILITGALGQIGTELTNRLVEIHGAENVIASGLDRWDKKLTSAGFYERMDVSNTQLVRQVCKDYEITTVYHLASLLSGTSERQPLFAWKLNVEPLLNLLEMAKEGLIKKVFWPSSIAVFGKGIPKENVGQDVVLNPTTVYGISKMAGEKWCEYYHEKYGVDIRSIRYPGLISWKTPAGGGTTDYAVEIFYEAIEEGKYKSFISENTAMPMLYMDDAINATLKLMEAPSENLTVRSSYNLGGMSFTPKELAAEIKKEIPEFEISYEPDFRQAIADSWPASIDDSVAKKDWGLTYDFGITEMTKDMIKNLKIKLGK from the coding sequence ATGGAAACCGATACGCACACGGAAAAAATTCTTATTACTGGTGCTTTAGGACAAATAGGCACCGAGCTGACCAATAGATTAGTGGAAATTCATGGCGCAGAAAATGTGATTGCTTCTGGACTGGATAGATGGGACAAGAAGCTGACTTCTGCCGGATTTTATGAAAGAATGGACGTTTCTAATACGCAATTGGTGAGACAAGTTTGTAAAGATTACGAAATTACTACTGTTTATCATCTGGCTTCTTTATTGTCTGGAACATCAGAAAGACAACCGCTTTTTGCTTGGAAACTGAACGTTGAGCCGCTATTGAATTTATTAGAAATGGCGAAAGAAGGCTTGATAAAAAAAGTGTTTTGGCCAAGTTCTATTGCGGTCTTTGGGAAAGGAATTCCAAAGGAAAATGTAGGTCAAGATGTGGTTCTAAATCCTACAACGGTGTACGGAATTTCTAAAATGGCAGGAGAAAAATGGTGCGAATATTACCATGAAAAATACGGTGTAGATATAAGAAGTATTAGATATCCAGGTTTAATCTCTTGGAAAACTCCAGCAGGTGGTGGAACTACTGATTATGCAGTAGAAATCTTCTACGAAGCGATTGAAGAAGGAAAATACAAATCTTTCATATCTGAAAATACAGCCATGCCGATGTTGTATATGGATGATGCAATAAATGCAACGCTAAAACTTATGGAAGCGCCTTCTGAAAATCTCACTGTAAGAAGTTCGTATAATTTGGGCGGAATGAGTTTCACGCCAAAAGAATTGGCAGCAGAAATTAAAAAAGAAATTCCAGAATTTGAAATTTCTTACGAGCCAGATTTCAGACAAGCCATCGCTGATTCTTGGCCGGCTTCTATAGATGATTCTGTGGCGAAAAAAGATTGGGGATTAACGTATGATTTTGGCATTACAGAAATGACCAAGGATATGATTAAAAACCTGAAAATAAAATTGGGAAAGTAA
- a CDS encoding phytoene/squalene synthase family protein, producing the protein MNNFQIFNHISGLTSKMVTEKYSTSFSRASTLFKPEIRQHIYNIYGFVRFADEIVDTFHDYDKAKLLDEFEKNYRDALENGFSLNPILHSFCTTQREKNIPQHLVDAFLHSMRMDLGDIKDLNDEKYNEYIYGSAEVVGLMCLKVFVDGNEEEYQKLKPYAQSLGAAFQKINFLRDISADYTDLGRTYFPNVNFRNFSQQDKLEIEKDIAKDFEHSLIGIKMLPMSSRLAVFMAYKYYTNLFKKIKKCKPEILMHKRISVSNARKVYLFGEMICLKILTS; encoded by the coding sequence ATGAATAATTTTCAAATTTTTAATCACATTTCTGGATTAACCTCGAAAATGGTTACCGAAAAATACAGTACTTCGTTTTCTAGAGCTTCTACCTTGTTTAAGCCAGAAATTCGTCAGCATATTTATAATATTTATGGTTTCGTGCGTTTTGCAGACGAGATTGTAGATACTTTTCATGATTATGACAAAGCAAAATTGCTAGATGAGTTCGAGAAAAACTACAGAGATGCACTGGAAAATGGTTTTTCACTAAATCCTATTCTTCATTCTTTTTGTACTACACAGAGAGAAAAAAATATTCCTCAGCATTTGGTAGATGCTTTTTTGCACTCTATGAGAATGGATTTGGGTGATATCAAGGATTTGAATGACGAAAAATACAATGAATACATCTACGGAAGCGCAGAAGTAGTAGGTTTAATGTGTTTGAAAGTCTTTGTAGATGGCAATGAAGAAGAATATCAAAAACTGAAACCTTATGCACAAAGTTTAGGTGCGGCGTTCCAAAAAATCAACTTCTTAAGAGATATTTCTGCAGATTATACAGATTTAGGAAGAACCTATTTCCCGAATGTGAACTTCAGAAATTTTTCTCAACAAGATAAATTAGAAATCGAGAAAGATATTGCTAAAGATTTTGAACATTCTTTAATTGGTATCAAGATGCTGCCTATGTCTTCTAGATTAGCGGTGTTTATGGCATATAAATACTACACGAATTTATTTAAGAAAATTAAAAAATGTAAGCCAGAAATATTGATGCACAAAAGAATCAGTGTTTCTAATGCGAGAAAAGTTTATCTTTTTGGGGAGATGATTTGTTTAAAAATCTTAACTTCGTAA